Proteins encoded within one genomic window of Cytophagales bacterium:
- a CDS encoding amino acid adenylation domain-containing protein, with protein sequence MSIDEYITHLRSKNIIVSVKENQLEVEASEGDLTESIIDELKAKKPSIIQFFNSLGAVYQPIKPVAKREYYPLSSAQRRMYFLYQFEPHALTYNMPQIVRLDGELDKDRLEYAFRKLVDRHESLRTSFKLIDEEPVQQITEQVDFQMEYYQSNEEEVQQVINKFIRPFDLAKAPLIRVGLITEIKSSEQGSTAHILMVDMNHIVIDGVSQGILINDFMSLYYNEELPPRQLQYKDYAVWQQGAEQQAALFQQKAYWLEEYADLPPVLELPYDHKRPMVKNNQGSNLSFSIPVEQTAQLKSIAESEGATLFMIMLSVYSILLSKLSNREDIVIGTPTAGRQHADVENMIGMFVNTLAMRSYPKGTLSFREFLSAVQSMTLASFDHQGYQYEELIDALKIERDTSRNPLFDVMFAYQNFEESSLQMPGLKLSSLNNGQSVSKFDLTLTVSESVEQLFLEFEYATELFEKSTVERFAQYFTRIVGQVVSDPLLKLSDIEILSQAERNKMLYEFNSSSVNYQVGEATVISLFEKQVEKDPKGIAISFKEEKYTYEEVNERVNKLANYLLNVKKIQAEDVIGIYVDRSASMIFTLLAIIKSGSAYISIDPEYADERNNKIIDDSDLRFIVTDKCSKLRSFNAKVPVVDLVMDSDRINKMSGSNPEVLIQPGHSAYIIYTSGSSGIPKGILIEHSSLLDYSLTFREHFSLTKEDKVIQQASLSFDTAIEEIFPTLISGASLLIMPDMGRDINYLVGAIKDQGATILSTTPLVLNELNHYSEEIKNLRVVISGGDLLLPSYIDQLIEYYPVYNTYGPTESTVCITYNKIDSLDQTPYLGKPIPNRRVVIIDQNQGLCPISVPGELCVSGAGLARGYIKNSSLTQKNFVENPHLSGERMYKTGDLARWLPDGNIEFLGRIDNQVKIRGFRIELGEIEYHLSDHEQVRESAVVSSGIGAENYLVAYYVSEEVLGTTELRKYLSGKLPDYMVPGHYVHLDKLPLNSNGKIDKKALPDAEIGAGDNYVAPSNATEEQLVGIWSEVLKLDKEVISITRSFFELGGHSLKATLLVNKIFKEMNVEVPLREVFKENTVLKMAEYIENEIWIRKNDRQYSSEGEEFILD encoded by the coding sequence ATGAGTATCGACGAATATATTACTCATCTGAGGAGTAAGAACATCATTGTTTCGGTAAAGGAGAACCAGCTTGAAGTTGAAGCTTCTGAGGGAGACCTAACTGAGTCAATAATCGACGAACTTAAAGCTAAAAAGCCTTCTATTATACAATTCTTCAACTCGCTGGGAGCTGTCTATCAACCCATAAAACCTGTTGCAAAGCGGGAATACTATCCCTTATCTTCAGCGCAGCGTCGCATGTACTTCCTCTACCAGTTTGAACCGCACGCCCTGACCTATAATATGCCTCAAATAGTGAGGCTGGATGGAGAACTGGATAAAGACCGATTGGAATACGCCTTCAGGAAACTGGTTGATCGACATGAGAGCCTGAGAACCAGTTTTAAATTAATTGACGAAGAACCGGTACAGCAGATAACAGAGCAGGTTGATTTCCAGATGGAATATTACCAGTCAAATGAAGAGGAAGTTCAGCAGGTGATCAATAAGTTTATTCGTCCTTTTGACCTGGCTAAAGCTCCTTTGATCAGAGTGGGATTAATTACGGAAATTAAGTCATCTGAACAGGGGTCCACGGCACACATCCTGATGGTTGACATGAATCACATTGTTATTGATGGCGTTTCTCAGGGCATCCTGATCAACGATTTCATGTCGCTATACTACAACGAAGAGCTACCACCTCGGCAATTACAATATAAGGACTATGCGGTATGGCAGCAAGGAGCCGAACAGCAAGCCGCTTTGTTCCAACAAAAAGCGTACTGGCTGGAAGAATATGCTGACTTGCCTCCTGTCCTGGAGCTACCTTATGATCATAAAAGGCCAATGGTGAAAAACAACCAGGGCAGTAATTTGAGTTTTTCGATACCAGTAGAGCAAACCGCTCAATTAAAATCGATAGCCGAATCAGAAGGAGCCACCCTGTTTATGATAATGCTATCAGTCTATAGCATCTTGTTGAGCAAACTGAGTAACCGGGAAGACATTGTGATCGGAACCCCAACCGCTGGCCGGCAGCATGCTGATGTGGAAAATATGATCGGGATGTTCGTCAATACGTTGGCCATGCGCAGTTATCCTAAAGGAACGCTGAGTTTCCGGGAGTTTTTATCTGCAGTACAATCCATGACGTTGGCCAGCTTTGATCATCAGGGCTATCAATACGAAGAGTTGATTGATGCGTTGAAAATAGAGCGCGATACCAGTCGTAACCCTTTGTTCGATGTGATGTTTGCCTATCAGAACTTTGAGGAATCCTCACTTCAGATGCCGGGATTGAAGTTGTCCTCCTTGAACAACGGGCAATCGGTTTCTAAGTTTGATCTAACGCTGACTGTATCGGAAAGCGTTGAACAACTCTTTTTGGAATTCGAATACGCGACCGAATTATTTGAAAAGAGTACCGTAGAAAGATTTGCCCAATATTTTACCAGGATAGTTGGTCAAGTTGTTTCAGATCCGCTTTTGAAACTTTCAGATATCGAGATTCTATCGCAGGCAGAACGGAACAAAATGCTCTATGAGTTTAACTCCAGCTCAGTGAATTATCAGGTAGGCGAAGCTACTGTCATTTCTTTGTTTGAAAAACAAGTAGAAAAAGATCCTAAAGGGATAGCTATCAGTTTTAAAGAGGAGAAATACACTTATGAAGAAGTAAATGAACGGGTAAATAAACTTGCCAATTACCTGTTGAATGTGAAGAAAATTCAGGCCGAAGATGTAATCGGCATCTATGTAGACAGGTCTGCTTCCATGATTTTTACTTTACTGGCAATAATAAAATCAGGATCAGCCTACATTTCCATCGATCCCGAATACGCCGATGAAAGAAATAACAAAATTATTGACGATTCCGATCTGAGGTTTATTGTAACCGACAAGTGCAGTAAGTTGAGAAGCTTTAATGCTAAGGTTCCGGTAGTAGACCTGGTGATGGATTCGGATCGTATAAACAAGATGAGTGGATCGAATCCAGAAGTTTTGATACAACCAGGCCATTCAGCTTATATTATCTATACTTCCGGAAGTTCAGGAATTCCCAAAGGGATATTAATCGAACATTCGTCTCTTTTGGACTACAGTCTGACTTTTAGGGAACATTTTTCTTTAACTAAGGAAGACAAGGTAATACAACAAGCATCACTGTCCTTTGATACAGCCATTGAAGAGATTTTCCCTACACTGATATCAGGAGCATCACTACTAATCATGCCCGATATGGGACGTGACATCAATTATCTGGTAGGAGCTATCAAAGACCAGGGAGCAACTATTTTGAGTACAACACCATTAGTGTTGAATGAGCTTAATCACTATTCAGAAGAGATTAAAAATCTTAGAGTTGTGATCAGTGGTGGTGATCTGTTGCTTCCCTCATATATTGATCAATTAATTGAATACTATCCAGTCTATAATACATATGGCCCTACTGAATCAACAGTATGTATTACATACAACAAAATAGATAGTTTAGATCAAACTCCGTATCTCGGTAAACCAATTCCAAACAGGAGGGTCGTCATTATTGATCAAAATCAAGGCTTATGTCCCATTTCTGTTCCAGGAGAATTGTGCGTTTCAGGAGCTGGATTGGCTCGGGGTTATATTAAAAACAGTTCATTAACGCAGAAGAATTTTGTGGAGAACCCTCATCTGTCAGGTGAGCGGATGTACAAGACTGGCGACCTGGCCCGTTGGTTACCGGATGGGAATATCGAATTCCTGGGACGGATTGACAACCAGGTAAAGATCAGGGGTTTCAGGATAGAATTGGGAGAAATAGAATACCACCTTTCGGACCATGAACAGGTGAGAGAATCAGCGGTGGTATCGAGCGGAATAGGAGCAGAGAACTACCTGGTGGCCTATTATGTGTCGGAAGAAGTGTTAGGAACGACGGAATTAAGAAAATATTTATCAGGGAAGCTGCCGGACTATATGGTTCCAGGTCATTATGTGCATCTGGATAAGTTGCCTTTGAATTCCAATGGTAAAATAGATAAAAAAGCTTTGCCTGATGCGGAGATCGGCGCCGGAGACAATTATGTAGCTCCCTCGAATGCCACAGAAGAACAATTAGTGGGAATTTGGAGTGAAGTATTGAAACTCGATAAAGAGGTGATCAGTATCACCAGAAGCTTTTTTGAACTGGGAGGGCATTCCCTGAAAGCTACTTTGCTAGTGAATAAAATATTTAAAGAAATGAATGTGGAAGTTCCATTGAGAGAAGTATTTAAAGAAAATACTGTCCTTAAAATGGCCGAGTACATAGAAAATGAGATCTGGATTAGGAAAAATGACAGACAATACTCATCTGAAGGGGAGGAGTTTATTCTAGATTAA
- a CDS encoding amino acid adenylation domain-containing protein, which produces MSIDEYITHLRSNNIIVSVKENQLEVEASEGDLTESIIDELKAKKPSIIQFFNSLGAVYQPIKPVVKREYYPLSSAQHRMYFLYQFEPHALTYNMPQIVRLDGELDKDRLEYAFRKLVDRHESLRTSFKLIDDEPVQEIKEQVDFQLEYYQSNEEEVQQVINKFIRPFDLAKAPLIRVGLITEIKSSEQGSTAHILMVDMNHIVIDGVSQGILINDFMSLYYNEELPPLHLQYKDYAVWQQRAEQQAALSQQKAYWLEEYADLPPVLELPYDHKRPMVKNSQGSNLSFSVPVEQTAQLKSIAESEGATLFMVMLSVYSILLSKLSNREDLVIGTPTAGRQHADVENMIGMFVNTLAMRSYPKGTLSFREFLSAIQSMTLASFDHQGYQYEELIDALKIERDTSRNPLFDVMFAYQNFEESSLQMPGLKLSSLNNGQSVSKFDLTLTVSESVEQLFLEFEYSNELFERETIERFVTYFNNVVTTIISNPEIRLSHIEVISASEKYQLLHKFNDTKADYPREETLASLFDRQVRATPDNLALIHNQIEISYRELDEKSNRLAYLLKSKGVGEGSVIGLMLDRSVGMIIGLLGILKAGGTYLPLDTSQPEKRNTDILQQSDATLLLTSTHDRFAYESYIDVVTLDEPNIYPGDERDLKISSFSSSGIAYIIYTSGSTGKPKGVMVSHRSVINLVHSQKETFGISDDERILQFSNIVFDASMEQIWLALLSGSTLVLASREVILNHENFNDYISDFNITHLDVTPSFLENLDSDFHPTLRRIVIGGERCKVQIADELWKKYKVYNAYGPSEATVTSIEYLIDRPLNERIPIGRPINNTVVYVLDVHQQLLPKGVGGELYIGGDCLAAGYLNDKELTREKFVANPFRPGERMYRTGDLARWLPDGNIEFLGRIDDQVKIRGFRIELGETEHHLTSHDQVNKAIVLAKEKDGENFLVAYYVAEEALETMGLRDYLSGNLPDYMVPAYYVHLDKVPLNANGKVDKKALPDAEIGSTYSYVAPSNATEEQLVGIWGEVLKLDKEVIGVTRSFFELGGHSLKATLLVNKIFKEMNVEVPLREVFRESTVHKMAEYIENEMWIRKNDKQNSPKGEEFVID; this is translated from the coding sequence ATGAGTATCGACGAATATATTACTCATTTGAGGAGTAACAATATCATTGTTTCGGTAAAGGAGAACCAGCTTGAAGTTGAAGCTTCTGAGGGAGACCTAACTGAGTCAATAATCGACGAACTTAAAGCTAAAAAGCCCTCAATTATACAATTCTTCAACTCGCTGGGAGCTGTCTATCAACCCATAAAACCTGTTGTAAAGCGGGAATACTATCCCTTATCTTCAGCGCAGCACCGCATGTACTTCCTCTACCAGTTTGAACCGCACGCCCTGACCTATAATATGCCTCAAATAGTGAGGTTGGATGGAGAACTGGATAAAGATCGATTGGAATACGCCTTCAGGAAGCTGGTTGATCGACATGAGAGTCTGAGAACCAGTTTTAAATTAATTGATGATGAACCGGTACAGGAGATAAAAGAGCAGGTTGATTTCCAGCTGGAATATTACCAGTCAAATGAAGAGGAAGTTCAGCAGGTGATCAATAAGTTTATTCGTCCTTTTGACCTGGCTAAAGCTCCTTTGATCAGAGTGGGATTAATTACGGAAATTAAGTCATCTGAACAGGGGTCCACGGCACACATCCTGATGGTTGACATGAATCACATTGTCATTGATGGCGTTTCTCAGGGCATCCTGATCAACGATTTCATGTCGCTTTACTACAACGAAGAGCTACCACCTCTGCATTTACAATATAAGGACTATGCGGTATGGCAGCAAAGAGCCGAACAGCAAGCCGCATTGTCCCAACAAAAAGCGTACTGGCTGGAAGAATATGCTGACTTGCCTCCCGTCCTGGAGCTACCTTATGATCATAAAAGGCCGATGGTGAAAAACAGCCAGGGTAGTAATTTGAGTTTTTCGGTACCAGTAGAGCAAACCGCTCAATTAAAATCGATAGCCGAATCAGAAGGAGCCACCCTGTTTATGGTAATGCTATCGGTCTATAGCATTTTGTTGAGCAAACTGAGTAACCGGGAAGACCTTGTGATCGGAACCCCAACCGCTGGCCGGCAGCATGCTGATGTGGAAAATATGATCGGGATGTTCGTCAATACGTTGGCCATGCGCAGTTATCCCAAAGGAACGCTGAGTTTCCGGGAGTTTTTATCGGCAATACAATCCATGACGTTGGCCAGCTTTGATCATCAGGGTTATCAATACGAAGAGTTGATTGATGCGTTGAAAATAGAGCGCGATACCAGTCGTAACCCTTTGTTCGATGTGATGTTTGCCTATCAAAACTTTGAGGAATCCTCTCTTCAGATGCCGGGATTGAAGTTATCCTCCTTGAACAACGGGCAATCGGTTTCTAAGTTTGATCTAACGCTGACTGTATCGGAAAGCGTTGAACAACTCTTTTTGGAGTTCGAGTATTCTAACGAATTATTTGAAAGGGAAACCATAGAAAGATTCGTCACTTACTTTAATAACGTAGTGACCACTATCATTTCCAACCCAGAGATCAGACTGTCGCACATTGAAGTGATCTCAGCATCAGAAAAGTATCAGTTGCTGCACAAATTCAACGACACAAAGGCTGATTATCCTCGGGAAGAAACGCTGGCATCCCTGTTTGACCGTCAGGTTAGAGCCACACCGGATAATCTGGCGTTAATTCATAACCAGATCGAAATTAGCTACCGGGAATTAGATGAAAAATCTAACCGACTAGCTTATTTACTGAAAAGTAAGGGAGTAGGCGAAGGTAGTGTTATAGGGCTGATGCTGGACAGGTCAGTAGGGATGATCATTGGCCTGTTGGGTATACTAAAAGCTGGCGGTACTTATTTACCACTGGATACATCACAACCGGAAAAACGAAACACGGATATCTTGCAGCAAAGCGATGCGACGCTATTGTTGACAAGTACGCATGACAGGTTCGCATATGAAAGCTATATCGATGTTGTCACCCTGGATGAACCCAATATCTACCCGGGAGATGAGAGAGATTTGAAAATTTCATCCTTTTCGTCATCAGGCATTGCTTATATAATCTATACTTCTGGCTCTACTGGAAAACCGAAAGGAGTAATGGTCAGTCATCGGTCGGTAATCAACCTGGTTCATTCTCAAAAGGAGACCTTTGGCATAAGTGATGATGAAAGGATTCTTCAATTTTCAAATATTGTTTTTGATGCCTCCATGGAGCAGATATGGTTAGCCTTGTTAAGCGGGTCAACACTAGTGCTGGCGAGCAGGGAAGTCATACTTAATCACGAGAATTTCAATGATTACATCTCCGATTTTAATATTACACATCTTGATGTAACGCCATCATTTCTGGAGAACCTGGATTCGGATTTTCACCCAACTCTTCGACGGATAGTCATAGGTGGAGAGCGTTGCAAAGTTCAGATAGCCGACGAGCTATGGAAGAAGTACAAAGTTTATAACGCATATGGGCCTTCGGAAGCCACAGTCACCTCTATTGAGTATTTGATTGACAGGCCATTGAATGAACGCATTCCCATAGGTAGGCCCATAAACAATACAGTAGTGTACGTGCTAGATGTGCATCAGCAATTATTGCCGAAAGGAGTTGGGGGTGAATTGTACATTGGAGGAGACTGCCTTGCAGCCGGATATTTGAACGACAAAGAATTAACTCGCGAAAAGTTCGTTGCGAATCCATTTAGGCCTGGAGAGCGGATGTACCGCACGGGCGACCTGGCTCGCTGGCTACCAGATGGGAACATTGAGTTTTTGGGTAGAATAGACGATCAGGTAAAGATCAGAGGTTTCAGGATCGAATTAGGGGAAACAGAACATCATCTCACCAGTCATGATCAAGTAAACAAAGCAATAGTATTAGCCAAGGAGAAAGATGGTGAGAACTTCCTGGTGGCCTACTATGTGGCAGAAGAAGCCTTAGAAACGATGGGGCTAAGAGATTACTTATCAGGGAATTTGCCTGATTACATGGTTCCCGCTTATTATGTCCATCTGGACAAGGTTCCTTTAAATGCCAATGGTAAGGTAGATAAAAAAGCTTTGCCCGACGCTGAGATCGGATCCACTTACAGTTATGTAGCTCCCTCGAATGCTACAGAAGAACAGTTAGTTGGAATATGGGGTGAAGTATTAAAACTCGATAAAGAAGTGATTGGTGTCACCAGAAGCTTTTTTGAACTGGGTGGGCATTCCCTGAAAGCTACCTTGCTGGTGAACAAAATCTTTAAAGAAATGAATGTGGAAGTTCCATTGAGAGAAGTATTTAGAGAAAGCACCGTCCATAAAATGGCCGAGTATATAGAAAATGAGATGTGGATTAGGAAAAATGACAAACAAAACTCACCTAAGGGAGAGGAATTTGTTATCGACTAA